ACGCCTTCGCGGTCTATCCCATTGTCACCCTGGCCGCCGGAGCGCAGGCGCGGGTGGCGCCGGCGCTGGGTCCAGAAAGCGGCATGCCCCGGGGGCACGACCTGGAGGCCATGCTGAGCCTGATCAACGATGATACCCGGGTCGTGTTCGTGGCCAATCCCAATAACCCCACCGGCACCTGGGTGGAGCGGGAGGCCCTGAAGACGTTCCTGCAGTCCCTTCCGGAGCACGTCATCGCCGTGGTGGACGAGGCTTACTGCGAGTACGCCGAGGACACGCGCATGCCGGATGCCACCCAGTGGCTGAGCGCGTTCCCGAACCTGGTGGTCACGCGCACCTTCTCGAAGATCCACGGCCTTTCGGGCCTGCGGGCCGGCTACAGCCTGTGCCATCCGGCGGTGGCCGACCTGTTCAACCGCGTGCGCCAGCCGTTCAACATGAACAGCTGTGCGCAGGCGGCCGCGGAGGCGGCGCTCGCCGACACCGACTACGTACGGGAGTCGGTGACGCTGAACAACACCCAGCGGGAGTGGCTGCGGGGTGAGCTGGACGCCCTGGGGCTGGATGTGCTGCCTTCGGCGGCGAATTTCCTCTGCGTGCGCGTGGGCGATGCCGCCGCCGTGAACGAAGGACTGTTGCGCGCCGGTGTCATCGTGCGGCCGGTGGCGGGCTACGGTCTGCCGGAGTGGATCCGCGTGACCATCGGCCTGCCACAGGAAAACCAACGCTTCGTTCAAGCCCTGCGCAACATCCTGGGAAAGGACTGATGGCTGCCGCAGGCCTGCAGTCCGTAGCGCTGATCGGGGTCGGGCTGATCGGTGGCTCCTGGGCCCTGGGGTTGCGCGAGGCCGGGCTCGTGGATGGCACCGTCACCGGTTGCGGACGGTCGCTGGATAACCTGGAGACGGCGCGGGAGCGGGGCATCATCGACCACGCCACCACGGATCTGCGGGACGCCGTGGGTGGCGCCGATCTCGTGGTGCTGTCGGTCCCTCTCGGCGCCGTGCGCGGCGTGCTGGAGACCATCCGCGATGACCTGGCCGATCACGCTATCGTGACGGACGTGGGTAGCGCCAAGCAGTGCGTTGTCGATGATGCCCGGCAGGTACTGGGCGATGCCGCCAGCCGTTTCGTCCCGGGGCATCCCATTGCCGGCAATGAGAAGAGCGGGGCCGCCGCCGCATTCCCGGAACTGTTCCGCGGCCGCCGCGTGATTCTTACCCCGGAGGCGGACACTGAGCGGGCCGCCGTGGAGCGAGTGCGGGCCCTGTGGGAAGCCGTTGGAGCGAGCGTTGCTTGCATGACCGCGGCGCACCACGACGACGTGCTTGCGGCCACCTCCCATCTGCCGCACATGCTGGCCTACTCCCTGGTGGACACCCTGTCGCGCTGGTCGGACCGCGACGAAGTCTTCGCCTACGCTGCCGGCGGCTTTCGCGACTTCACCCGTATTGCCTCCAGCGACCCGGAGATGTGGCGGGATATCTGCCTGGCCAACCGGGAGGCGCTGCTGGAGGCCATGGAGCGCTACATGGC
The DNA window shown above is from Aquisalimonas sp. 2447 and carries:
- the hisC gene encoding histidinol-phosphate transaminase; this translates as MTELRSAFEQLAVEGVRSLQPYEPGKPMEELQREYGLTDIIKLASNENPRGPGESALAAAREAAATMHRYPDGNGFRLKHAIATHHGVAPEAITLGNGSNDVLALVAQVFLGPGREAVFSEHAFAVYPIVTLAAGAQARVAPALGPESGMPRGHDLEAMLSLINDDTRVVFVANPNNPTGTWVEREALKTFLQSLPEHVIAVVDEAYCEYAEDTRMPDATQWLSAFPNLVVTRTFSKIHGLSGLRAGYSLCHPAVADLFNRVRQPFNMNSCAQAAAEAALADTDYVRESVTLNNTQREWLRGELDALGLDVLPSAANFLCVRVGDAAAVNEGLLRAGVIVRPVAGYGLPEWIRVTIGLPQENQRFVQALRNILGKD
- a CDS encoding prephenate dehydrogenase/arogenate dehydrogenase family protein gives rise to the protein MAAAGLQSVALIGVGLIGGSWALGLREAGLVDGTVTGCGRSLDNLETARERGIIDHATTDLRDAVGGADLVVLSVPLGAVRGVLETIRDDLADHAIVTDVGSAKQCVVDDARQVLGDAASRFVPGHPIAGNEKSGAAAAFPELFRGRRVILTPEADTERAAVERVRALWEAVGASVACMTAAHHDDVLAATSHLPHMLAYSLVDTLSRWSDRDEVFAYAAGGFRDFTRIASSDPEMWRDICLANREALLEAMERYMADLQELREAVRHGDGDRLEAVFSHAKATRDRFVAMLES